One window from the genome of Salvia miltiorrhiza cultivar Shanhuang (shh) chromosome 7, IMPLAD_Smil_shh, whole genome shotgun sequence encodes:
- the LOC130995300 gene encoding uncharacterized protein LOC130995300, whose product MHIQSLDPGTPQDAPNYATFLRLHTYADGSYTSERDARIDAEVHRLAAATGRQERLDEVYLEVVQIDRSRIYGVGSAGQSQASRGSIRSTGTSAVSQQLYETRISTLEERLAAEQAQRQQIEERMAAEQAERQQMQDRVAQLEAFMRMYNAPPPPHPDADDDDDDDDDA is encoded by the exons atgcatatacagagcttggatcctggtactccccaggatgcaccgaactatgccaccttcctccgcctccacacgtacgccgacggaagttatacgtcggagagagatgctagaattgac gccgaggttcatcgactggccgctgccacaggacgacaggagcggctagacgaggtgtatttggaggtggtgcaaattgataggtcacggatctacggcgtcgggagtgccgggcagagtcaggctagtagggggtctatccgcagcacgggcacttctgcggtgtctcagcagctttatgagacacggatctccacgctggaggagcgattggcggcagagcaagcacaacgccaacagatagaggagcgcatggcggcagagcaagcagaacgccaacagatgcaggaccgcgtggctcaattggaggcgtttatgaggatgtataatgctccgccacctccacaccctgatgccgatgatgatgatgatgatgatgatgatgcttag